A single window of Treponema denticola ATCC 35405 DNA harbors:
- a CDS encoding S9 family peptidase gives MKQSDFEKPPIAEIKETRFEKFGKTRIDNYYWLKDKTDKKVIDYLNAENAYTDKIMASSKDLQKSIYDEIVGRIKEDDETYPVFENGYYYYNRVEKGKQYRTYCRKKASLDAAEEIIFDVNKMAEGKQAFIFDDYVVSPDNKKACYFYNETGSFAEFILKIRDLETGKDIGFSYDGAVTAAWASDSKTLFYSAIDSTLRSSKVFRQKLDEEKGTLVYEEKDVKYSCYVHETKTKEFIFISSSSSTTSEERFIYADKPEEEFKIFLPRVKDTEYSVYPHKEKFFIRYKDKQNLNGKIYSAPRSSYSDKSTWKEERAHDENVRIEDVSVFESYLVLELRKNGLIEIEIKSLKNGEVKNISFPEPVYTAYLGANPEYVSDKVRYIYTSLNRPSSVYDYDILTGKSVLLKQQEVPSGFNPDDYTVERLWATAQDGVKVPMAAVYKKGLVKDGSSPALLYSYGSYGSSSDAFFSPSVYSLVERGFVYVVAQIRGGSDMGEKWYEDGKLLKKKNTFTDFIACAEHLISQKYTSSDKLAIMGGSAGGLLMGAVTNMRPDLFHSVVAVVPFIDVVTTMLDDSLPLTTGEYEEWGNPNEEEYYNYMLSYSPYDNIEAKNYPHIFVTGGLNDSQVLFHEPAKYTAKLRAKKTGDNILILRMNMDSGHGGATGRYDKIKDIAFEQAFILNMVGINK, from the coding sequence TTGAAACAATCTGATTTTGAAAAGCCGCCTATTGCGGAAATAAAAGAAACACGTTTTGAAAAGTTTGGGAAAACAAGAATCGATAATTATTATTGGTTAAAAGACAAGACCGATAAAAAAGTTATTGACTACTTAAATGCAGAAAATGCTTATACGGATAAGATAATGGCTTCTTCAAAGGATCTGCAAAAATCTATTTATGATGAAATTGTAGGCCGCATAAAAGAAGATGATGAAACCTATCCTGTTTTTGAAAACGGATATTATTATTACAACCGTGTCGAAAAGGGAAAGCAATACAGAACCTATTGCAGAAAAAAAGCATCTCTTGATGCAGCCGAAGAAATCATTTTCGATGTAAACAAAATGGCGGAAGGAAAACAAGCCTTTATCTTCGACGACTATGTTGTAAGCCCTGACAATAAAAAGGCTTGCTATTTTTATAACGAAACAGGCTCCTTTGCGGAATTTATTTTAAAGATACGCGATTTGGAAACCGGAAAAGATATAGGCTTCAGCTATGACGGAGCCGTTACCGCAGCTTGGGCATCCGACAGTAAAACTCTTTTTTACAGTGCAATCGACAGTACCCTGCGTTCAAGCAAGGTCTTCCGTCAAAAACTTGATGAAGAAAAGGGTACTCTTGTCTATGAAGAAAAAGATGTAAAATATTCTTGCTATGTGCATGAAACAAAGACAAAGGAATTTATTTTTATTTCAAGTTCAAGTTCTACCACCTCCGAAGAGCGTTTTATTTATGCCGATAAGCCTGAAGAAGAATTTAAAATCTTCCTTCCCCGCGTTAAGGATACCGAATACTCCGTTTATCCGCACAAGGAAAAGTTTTTTATACGTTACAAGGACAAGCAAAACTTAAACGGCAAAATCTATTCCGCTCCTCGTTCTTCCTATTCCGATAAATCTACATGGAAGGAAGAACGAGCTCACGACGAAAATGTACGCATTGAGGATGTGTCCGTATTTGAATCCTACCTTGTATTGGAGCTTCGTAAAAACGGCCTCATCGAGATTGAAATTAAATCGCTTAAAAACGGTGAGGTAAAAAATATTTCCTTCCCCGAACCGGTTTATACGGCTTATTTGGGCGCAAACCCGGAATACGTTTCCGATAAGGTACGCTATATTTACACATCCTTAAACCGCCCGAGCAGCGTATACGATTACGATATACTTACAGGAAAATCGGTCTTGTTAAAACAGCAGGAAGTTCCCTCAGGCTTTAATCCAGATGATTACACTGTAGAAAGGCTTTGGGCGACAGCACAGGACGGAGTGAAGGTGCCTATGGCTGCCGTTTACAAAAAAGGTTTGGTAAAGGACGGGTCCTCACCCGCTCTTCTTTATTCTTATGGAAGCTACGGCTCCAGCTCCGATGCGTTTTTCAGTCCGAGTGTTTACAGCCTTGTAGAGAGGGGCTTTGTTTATGTTGTTGCTCAAATCAGGGGCGGAAGCGATATGGGAGAAAAGTGGTATGAGGACGGGAAGCTCTTAAAAAAGAAAAATACATTTACCGATTTTATTGCTTGTGCCGAGCACCTGATTTCTCAAAAATACACTTCTTCCGATAAGCTCGCAATCATGGGCGGAAGTGCGGGCGGTCTTCTTATGGGTGCTGTTACAAATATGAGGCCGGATCTTTTCCATTCGGTCGTTGCAGTTGTTCCCTTTATAGATGTCGTTACCACCATGCTCGACGATTCATTACCCCTTACAACGGGCGAATATGAAGAGTGGGGAAACCCGAACGAAGAAGAATATTATAACTACATGCTTTCATATTCTCCCTACGATAATATCGAAGCAAAAAATTATCCGCACATTTTTGTAACGGGCGGCTTAAACGATTCGCAAGTTCTTTTCCATGAGCCTGCAAAATATACGGCAAAGCTGCGTGCAAAGAAAACCGGAGATAATATTCTAATCCTCCGTATGAATATGGACTCCGGACACGGCGGAGCCACAGGCCGCTATGACAAGATTAAGGATATAGCCTTTGAACAAGCCTTTATTCTTAATATGGTAGGAATCAACAAGTAG
- a CDS encoding alpha-2-macroglobulin family protein, whose translation MKSLNSLSKQLLAALVLVLSASVFMAGCKKNDQALQNAMDDIESISYGALKRLEPINVIFKEEIKHPENLEKACVLTPKPSGEWKIMGKNQITFTPSSAYSFKTDLNLELDVGLLLENTEKKKGISLTFNIAHPEFKLISGELIPDEKKENIFRFEGIGETDIPETLTSIEKMLTADLKMGNSKSNPAIKVSQGVASNQYKISIKEISRKKQVQELNLSWNLEALGGEGSSSASFTVAAISVFQVTSFSQETGSEIQVNFSDMLDSSQDLRGFIKLESSPEMPFRYSIDGYKLKIFSQNGLFPDNTRLSVLPGIKNSRGKKLETQADFSITVAWEKPSIRFTKAGNIIPAKEMSVLVSTKNISGLMLEAFQIYDKNMTQFLQINTIDGSYELNRVGEPVWRQSFDLEWNSSMKNKTVQHSLDISKLIKKFPGGMFELRASFTKKHSMYESSSKSNEFSHLPFPKDISEIENFKNIETDYWNNSDIEDEDRYKFWSNRENPNHPAFYLPSYSNYCMAIKRILVSNIGLSAKKDREGKLYISAADLLTAEPMSGVNISLFNFAQKEFESGKTDGDGLLMLKNENDAFLIRAEKSGDVNWLPLNSEVLSTSHFQVEGESSKKGVKGYIYGERGVWRPGDDIHLVFILQDLEKNLPKDYPVKFYLEDPLGKKTDTKVFTSSVDGFYRIDTKTNVQDKTGTWYAIVTAGGKSWSKSIKVESIVPNRLFVNLDPKAKYFSEGYNPAVLGGEWLHGAKASGLKAEISARYVLNRTPFENYKNYNFINPELSVQQDSNKIWEGTLNDSGKADINLYLSSEAKAPGKLKAIFETRIYEPSGAFSTENKVFDYSPYSRYVGMQIPKSDDEYRDMLYTNKDQTLYFAVLDPEGNPVKEGVNLSVNLYKLEWYWWWEADEESANYTNSRYTQHIKNWNISAKGGKAELKMKVTDGDWGRYLITVSDPNGGHSSAQVVYFDWEGWASRKTSDESSDSIIMLTTDKAKYYADDTAEITFPGYEGAKALITLEKNGRVLKQEWIKSKGKIFSYKLKLDPSMAPNIYAHVSLIQEHSQTKNSLPIRMYGITPVMIENKLSRLSPVIQAEQSYEPNSKVSFTVSEEKGRPMTFTVAVVDEGLLGLTAFHTGNPWDSFYKKESSQITSWDVYKYVIGAYSGNIESILSVGGGGFIDNKTSKNAERFKPVVYFFGPFEIKAKEKKTIEFDLPQYIGALRIMAVAGKDGAYGIKEETVKVKSDLIVMPTLPRTMGIGETIEVPVTVFNGTSSEKKAKVVLKSEGAINISETKEVSIPANSDSSVFFKVKTDKGGIAKFTAEASASGISKTAKAFTEIDVLSRGIPYSTVELINIEAGKTFAKTVPLKGENGTKSLSVEISQMPALGLENRLAYLLGYPYGCIEQITSKAFPQLYLNTITALDQTEIDKAKSNVNSVLNRYINYQLRSGGFSYWPGGGYETSWATNYAGHFMVEAKKAGYEVNDSIYQSWLSHQIDMAKNWAGTYADSMETQAYRLYTLALAGKPEIGAMNRLKNMEQNLNSVSKAFLANAYSLAGHSSTAKAMLEKLYEPTTVYRSTGGNYSSNIRDLALILNAYTTVGETARTTNLISKLAKISSSNDWLSTQETAWILLALAPHYAFDKNKSANYEVVTEGNVIKDKLNNTSKLHNIPVNTETAKKMEIKNTGNTPIFAAINTAGKLNPGSETRIEENLKLSVVYQNEDDQEVSPETLKKGQRFKMRVRVDNKTQGALENLTLSIPIPTGWEITNTRLGGDDDTDSEDERNTRQLYDFQDLKDTHIYTHFALDGYGTKNFEFTGTVTYGGEYYIPAIFVEAMYDYAYRAVIPGTRVKAFD comes from the coding sequence AGGAAGAAATAAAGCATCCTGAAAACCTTGAAAAGGCCTGCGTTTTAACGCCTAAGCCTTCCGGAGAATGGAAGATAATGGGTAAAAATCAAATTACCTTTACTCCTTCATCAGCCTACAGCTTTAAAACCGATCTTAACCTGGAATTGGATGTAGGACTTCTCCTCGAAAACACAGAGAAGAAAAAGGGAATCAGCCTCACATTCAACATAGCTCATCCTGAGTTTAAACTTATATCGGGAGAACTAATCCCCGACGAAAAAAAAGAAAATATTTTTAGATTTGAAGGTATCGGCGAAACCGATATACCTGAAACTCTTACCTCAATAGAAAAAATGCTTACAGCCGATTTAAAAATGGGAAATTCAAAGTCAAACCCTGCTATAAAGGTTAGCCAAGGGGTCGCCTCCAATCAATATAAAATCAGCATAAAAGAGATAAGCAGAAAAAAACAAGTTCAAGAATTGAATCTCTCATGGAATTTGGAAGCTCTCGGCGGAGAGGGCTCAAGTTCTGCAAGCTTTACCGTAGCAGCCATATCGGTTTTTCAGGTAACTTCTTTTTCTCAAGAAACGGGAAGCGAAATACAGGTAAACTTTTCGGATATGCTGGACTCTTCACAAGATTTAAGGGGCTTTATAAAACTTGAATCGTCTCCCGAAATGCCTTTTAGATACAGTATTGACGGATATAAGCTTAAAATCTTTTCTCAAAACGGGCTTTTCCCCGATAATACACGCTTATCGGTACTGCCCGGCATAAAAAATTCAAGAGGAAAAAAACTTGAAACCCAAGCCGATTTTTCCATAACGGTTGCTTGGGAAAAACCCTCAATACGCTTTACAAAGGCCGGAAACATAATTCCTGCAAAGGAAATGTCCGTCCTTGTTTCTACAAAAAATATCAGCGGACTTATGCTCGAAGCCTTTCAGATCTACGATAAAAATATGACGCAATTTCTCCAGATAAATACTATAGACGGAAGCTATGAGCTAAACCGCGTAGGAGAACCCGTCTGGCGGCAGAGCTTTGACCTTGAATGGAACAGCTCGATGAAAAACAAAACGGTTCAACACTCCCTCGACATCAGCAAGCTGATAAAGAAATTCCCCGGCGGTATGTTCGAACTTCGTGCAAGTTTTACAAAAAAGCACAGCATGTATGAATCATCTTCCAAATCCAACGAGTTTTCACACCTTCCCTTCCCCAAGGATATAAGCGAAATTGAAAACTTTAAAAACATCGAAACCGATTATTGGAATAATTCCGATATAGAAGATGAAGACCGCTATAAATTTTGGTCGAACAGGGAAAACCCGAACCATCCGGCCTTTTACCTTCCGTCATACAGCAATTACTGTATGGCAATAAAAAGAATTCTGGTTTCAAACATAGGCTTATCGGCAAAAAAAGACAGGGAAGGAAAACTTTACATCAGTGCTGCCGACCTATTGACGGCCGAACCTATGAGCGGTGTAAATATAAGTTTATTTAACTTTGCTCAAAAAGAATTTGAATCAGGCAAAACCGACGGCGACGGGCTTTTAATGCTCAAAAATGAAAACGATGCCTTCCTTATAAGAGCCGAAAAAAGCGGAGATGTAAACTGGCTTCCCCTTAATTCCGAAGTGCTTTCTACAAGTCATTTTCAGGTAGAAGGAGAGTCTTCAAAAAAAGGAGTTAAGGGTTATATTTATGGAGAACGCGGGGTTTGGCGCCCCGGAGACGATATTCATCTTGTATTTATTTTACAGGATTTGGAAAAAAATCTCCCTAAAGATTACCCCGTTAAATTCTATCTTGAAGACCCATTAGGCAAAAAAACGGATACTAAGGTTTTTACTTCCTCGGTGGACGGTTTTTATAGGATAGATACAAAAACCAATGTTCAAGACAAGACCGGTACTTGGTATGCAATAGTTACAGCAGGAGGAAAGTCTTGGTCTAAGAGCATAAAGGTTGAGTCCATTGTACCCAACCGTCTTTTTGTAAACCTTGATCCTAAGGCAAAATATTTTTCCGAAGGCTATAATCCGGCGGTGCTTGGAGGCGAGTGGCTCCATGGGGCAAAGGCTTCCGGCTTAAAGGCCGAAATTTCAGCCCGCTATGTTTTAAACCGGACTCCTTTTGAAAATTATAAAAACTATAATTTTATAAATCCCGAACTTAGCGTACAACAAGACTCAAACAAAATTTGGGAAGGTACCCTAAATGATTCGGGAAAAGCCGACATAAATCTTTATCTTTCATCCGAAGCAAAAGCCCCCGGAAAACTAAAGGCAATTTTTGAAACAAGAATATACGAACCTTCAGGTGCCTTTTCTACGGAAAACAAGGTCTTTGATTATTCGCCCTATTCACGCTATGTCGGAATGCAGATTCCTAAAAGCGATGATGAGTATAGGGATATGCTTTACACCAATAAGGACCAAACCCTATATTTTGCGGTTTTGGATCCTGAGGGAAATCCCGTAAAAGAAGGCGTAAACTTAAGCGTAAACCTTTATAAGCTGGAATGGTATTGGTGGTGGGAAGCAGATGAAGAAAGTGCCAACTATACAAATTCAAGGTACACTCAACATATAAAAAACTGGAATATTTCGGCAAAGGGCGGAAAGGCCGAACTTAAAATGAAGGTTACAGATGGAGATTGGGGCAGGTATTTGATTACGGTTTCAGATCCGAACGGAGGGCACAGCTCGGCTCAGGTAGTATATTTTGACTGGGAAGGATGGGCCAGCCGAAAAACAAGCGATGAGTCAAGCGATTCAATCATCATGCTCACAACCGATAAAGCAAAATACTACGCCGATGATACTGCCGAAATTACATTCCCCGGATACGAGGGAGCAAAAGCTCTCATAACACTCGAAAAAAACGGCAGGGTTCTAAAGCAAGAATGGATAAAATCCAAGGGAAAAATTTTCTCGTACAAATTAAAACTTGATCCCTCGATGGCTCCGAACATCTACGCCCACGTAAGTTTAATACAGGAGCACAGCCAGACAAAAAACAGTCTGCCTATAAGAATGTATGGCATAACTCCCGTAATGATTGAAAACAAATTATCAAGACTAAGCCCCGTGATACAAGCGGAACAGAGCTATGAACCCAACAGCAAGGTTTCGTTTACGGTAAGCGAAGAAAAAGGAAGACCTATGACCTTTACGGTTGCCGTTGTAGACGAAGGACTCTTGGGTCTTACAGCCTTCCATACAGGTAATCCTTGGGACAGCTTTTATAAAAAAGAGTCCTCGCAAATTACCTCTTGGGATGTTTATAAATACGTAATCGGAGCCTACAGCGGCAATATAGAATCGATTCTCTCGGTCGGAGGAGGAGGCTTTATAGATAACAAGACCTCAAAGAATGCGGAACGCTTTAAACCGGTTGTTTACTTTTTCGGCCCCTTTGAAATCAAAGCAAAGGAAAAGAAAACAATCGAATTCGATCTTCCTCAGTACATCGGAGCCTTGCGTATTATGGCAGTTGCAGGAAAGGACGGAGCCTACGGTATAAAAGAAGAAACCGTAAAGGTAAAAAGCGATCTTATCGTAATGCCTACCCTTCCCCGCACCATGGGCATAGGAGAAACAATCGAGGTTCCGGTAACAGTCTTTAACGGAACTTCTTCCGAAAAAAAAGCAAAGGTGGTTTTAAAAAGCGAGGGAGCTATAAATATAAGCGAAACAAAAGAGGTAAGTATCCCTGCAAATTCCGACTCTTCCGTTTTCTTTAAGGTAAAAACGGATAAGGGCGGCATCGCAAAATTCACGGCGGAAGCCTCGGCCTCAGGCATTTCAAAAACGGCAAAGGCCTTTACCGAAATAGATGTGCTTTCCAGAGGAATACCCTACTCTACAGTCGAGCTTATAAATATTGAAGCCGGAAAAACATTTGCTAAAACCGTTCCTCTAAAAGGCGAAAACGGAACAAAGAGTTTAAGCGTAGAAATTTCTCAAATGCCGGCCCTAGGACTTGAAAACCGTCTGGCCTATCTTTTAGGTTATCCTTACGGCTGTATCGAACAGATAACATCCAAGGCCTTCCCCCAATTATACCTAAACACGATAACGGCCTTGGACCAAACGGAAATCGATAAGGCAAAGAGCAATGTAAACTCGGTTCTAAACCGCTATATAAACTATCAGCTTAGGTCCGGCGGATTCAGCTATTGGCCGGGAGGCGGATATGAAACTTCGTGGGCTACAAACTATGCAGGACACTTTATGGTCGAAGCAAAAAAGGCCGGCTATGAAGTAAATGACAGCATCTATCAAAGCTGGCTTTCTCACCAAATCGACATGGCAAAAAATTGGGCAGGCACCTATGCGGACAGCATGGAAACTCAGGCCTACCGCCTATACACCCTTGCCCTTGCAGGTAAACCGGAAATAGGAGCTATGAACCGTTTAAAAAATATGGAGCAAAACCTCAACTCCGTATCAAAGGCCTTCCTCGCAAATGCTTACAGTCTTGCAGGCCACAGCAGTACGGCCAAGGCAATGCTCGAAAAGCTCTATGAACCTACCACAGTTTATAGGAGCACGGGCGGAAACTATTCGTCCAATATCAGGGACTTGGCCTTAATCTTAAATGCTTACACCACGGTCGGCGAAACCGCAAGGACTACAAACCTTATTTCAAAGCTTGCTAAAATTTCTTCAAGCAACGATTGGCTTTCGACACAGGAAACGGCTTGGATTCTTTTAGCCCTGGCCCCTCACTACGCCTTCGACAAAAATAAGAGTGCAAACTATGAGGTTGTAACCGAAGGAAATGTAATCAAGGACAAATTGAACAATACATCTAAACTCCATAATATTCCGGTAAATACCGAAACGGCAAAAAAGATGGAAATTAAGAATACGGGAAATACACCTATCTTCGCTGCTATAAACACGGCAGGAAAACTTAACCCTGGAAGCGAAACCCGTATTGAAGAAAACTTAAAACTTTCGGTTGTATATCAAAACGAGGATGATCAAGAAGTTTCACCCGAGACCTTAAAAAAAGGACAGAGGTTTAAGATGAGGGTAAGGGTCGACAATAAGACTCAAGGCGCCCTTGAAAACCTTACCCTTTCAATCCCCATTCCGACAGGCTGGGAAATTACAAACACAAGGCTCGGAGGCGATGATGATACGGATTCGGAAGACGAGCGCAACACAAGGCAATTATATGACTTCCAAGATTTAAAGGATACTCATATTTACACTCACTTTGCCTTGGACGGCTACGGCACAAAGAACTTTGAGTTTACGGGAACCGTAACATACGGAGGAGAATACTATATACCGGCAATCTTTGTCGAAGCTATGTACGATTATGCTTATAGAGCAGTCATCCCCGGCACAAGGGTAAAAGCGTTTGATTAG
- a CDS encoding methyl-accepting chemotaxis protein produces the protein MKKRFSIRYKLILIFAIFIITLVFLITAIIGFQIRKTDRERFHKNMQQNIKLIECDINLFFDNTKYMLRMLSGHSDVRNADSSFNEYISKTEVSDIDTIEKRATETAVFNLFKNIHKSYPYYMCVFMGTKWGGYTSTCDKALSGGYDPRKRPWYEAASKVPEKPIVTEAYRSTVGDTVICLSQGVFSFQNEHIGNVSIEVSLQTLTEMLKALAIGKTGYIMLVQGDGTILADPKNDSFNFKKMEDVNIPAFTQFTAADSGSMTVNIHNKKWLAELYTIDSLNWKLIALMQEDEVFSEFYRVLRSILMIGFTLSIIFLAISLMFAFHITKTLDSAVDALKDIAQGEGDLTVRLPVHGNDEVTDLSNYFNQTISKIGASIKTIGENSTEMTNIGNELASNMTETASAVHQISANIDGVKQQALSQAASVTETAATIEEIIRTIKQLNGSIENQAASVAESSSAIEQMVGNIASITQTLGKTDDVIKTLASATADGKETIVNSNSVTQRIAEESGGLLEASNVIQHIASQTNLLAMNAAIEAAHAGEAGKGFAVVADEIRKLAEESSTQGKTITSTLKVLSGEIEALSTSSKTAEEKFNAIFALSEQVKTMSQNLMEAMREQENGSREVLSAIRDINTVTNQVNDGSAEMLRGGENVAQEMQKLDGLTRIITDSMNEMASGAVQISNAVQEVNAISQKNKESIENLSKEVGKFKV, from the coding sequence ATGAAAAAACGTTTTTCAATCCGTTATAAACTCATCTTGATTTTCGCTATTTTTATTATAACACTTGTTTTTCTTATTACAGCCATTATTGGTTTTCAAATTAGAAAAACAGATCGGGAGCGATTTCATAAAAATATGCAGCAAAATATCAAATTGATAGAATGTGATATCAATTTATTTTTCGATAATACAAAATATATGTTGCGTATGCTATCCGGCCACTCAGATGTGCGGAACGCCGATAGTTCTTTTAACGAATATATTTCAAAAACTGAAGTATCCGATATCGATACCATAGAAAAAAGAGCAACGGAAACAGCCGTATTTAATTTATTCAAAAATATTCATAAAAGCTATCCGTATTATATGTGCGTTTTTATGGGAACAAAGTGGGGCGGCTATACATCAACGTGTGACAAGGCGCTTTCAGGCGGTTATGATCCGAGAAAACGGCCTTGGTATGAGGCAGCTTCTAAGGTTCCTGAAAAGCCGATCGTTACGGAAGCCTATCGTTCTACGGTAGGCGATACGGTTATCTGTCTTTCACAGGGTGTTTTTTCTTTTCAAAATGAACATATCGGCAATGTTAGTATAGAAGTTTCATTACAAACACTAACCGAAATGCTAAAAGCTCTGGCAATAGGCAAAACAGGTTATATTATGCTGGTACAAGGGGACGGAACAATACTGGCTGATCCGAAAAACGATTCTTTTAATTTTAAGAAAATGGAAGATGTGAATATTCCGGCTTTCACACAATTTACAGCAGCAGATTCGGGAAGTATGACCGTAAACATACATAACAAAAAATGGCTGGCCGAACTATACACCATTGATAGTTTAAACTGGAAGCTGATAGCGTTGATGCAAGAAGATGAAGTCTTTTCGGAATTTTATCGGGTATTACGTTCTATATTGATGATCGGTTTTACGCTATCGATAATCTTTTTAGCTATCTCTTTGATGTTTGCATTTCATATTACAAAAACATTGGATTCGGCCGTTGACGCCCTAAAAGACATCGCCCAAGGCGAAGGCGACCTTACCGTCCGACTGCCCGTGCATGGCAATGACGAAGTTACCGACCTTTCCAACTACTTTAACCAAACTATTTCCAAAATCGGAGCCTCAATTAAAACCATCGGCGAAAACAGCACTGAAATGACCAACATCGGCAATGAGCTTGCTTCCAATATGACCGAAACCGCGAGTGCCGTACACCAAATAAGTGCAAACATCGACGGGGTAAAACAACAGGCTCTTAGCCAAGCCGCAAGCGTTACGGAAACGGCCGCCACCATCGAAGAAATTATCCGTACCATAAAACAGCTTAACGGGAGTATTGAAAATCAGGCAGCTTCCGTTGCGGAATCTTCTTCGGCTATCGAGCAGATGGTCGGCAATATCGCATCAATCACACAGACACTCGGCAAAACCGATGATGTTATAAAAACTCTCGCTTCCGCCACAGCCGACGGTAAGGAAACGATAGTTAATTCAAACTCTGTTACCCAGCGTATTGCAGAAGAATCGGGCGGACTTTTGGAAGCCAGTAATGTTATTCAGCACATCGCCAGCCAAACCAACTTGCTCGCAATGAACGCCGCAATCGAAGCCGCCCACGCAGGCGAAGCAGGAAAAGGCTTTGCTGTCGTTGCCGATGAAATTCGTAAGCTCGCAGAAGAATCAAGCACTCAGGGAAAAACAATCACTTCTACCCTCAAAGTCCTCTCCGGCGAGATTGAGGCTCTTTCAACCTCGTCAAAAACGGCAGAAGAAAAGTTCAATGCCATCTTCGCCCTTTCCGAGCAGGTCAAAACGATGAGCCAAAACCTCATGGAAGCTATGCGTGAACAGGAAAACGGCAGCCGCGAAGTTCTCAGTGCCATCCGCGACATCAACACCGTAACTAATCAAGTGAACGACGGCTCTGCCGAAATGCTCCGCGGTGGTGAAAATGTCGCTCAAGAGATGCAAAAACTGGACGGTCTGACACGCATCATTACCGACAGTATGAACGAGATGGCCTCCGGTGCCGTGCAGATAAGCAACGCTGTACAAGAAGTAAACGCAATAAGCCAAAAGAATAAAGAGAGCATTGAAAACCTCTCCAAAGAGGTCGGAAAGTTTAAGGTGTGA
- a CDS encoding ankyrin repeat domain-containing protein, whose translation MNIAEFIKAAKKNDIELIKTYLQNGFDINTQDKDGFTAVMEAAEFGYKDLFWFLIEKGADVLIKADYNFSIVHAVGLGGDKKMLDYVISKGARLDEKVTGGEQDGMTIRDYALLAKNDEVYRELKPL comes from the coding sequence ATGAATATAGCCGAATTTATAAAAGCTGCAAAAAAGAATGATATTGAGCTTATAAAAACTTATTTACAAAACGGCTTTGATATTAATACTCAAGACAAGGATGGATTTACGGCTGTTATGGAAGCAGCCGAATTCGGCTATAAGGATTTATTTTGGTTTTTAATCGAAAAAGGAGCAGATGTTTTAATTAAAGCGGATTATAATTTTTCGATAGTTCACGCCGTCGGTTTAGGCGGCGACAAAAAAATGCTTGACTATGTTATCTCAAAGGGAGCCCGCCTAGACGAAAAAGTTACAGGCGGAGAACAGGACGGCATGACAATAAGGGATTATGCTCTTTTAGCAAAGAATGACGAAGTATACAGGGAACTAAAACCTTTATAA